The genomic window AGAAACACTTATGTCTATGTAGGAGCAAGAATGGGTAGGCCAGAAAAAGCTGCTCCTAGAAAAATGAAACCTCCAGTAAATGGTCTATTTCCAATAGGTAATGCTGGGGGGTTAGTAAGGTTAATAAATAAAGCTGTTGAGGAGAATAACACTGACAGTATAGAGGTGTCATATGGTATTTGTAAGTGTGGTAAGATATCATTATATAGAGTCTGCCCATACTGTGGTAGAAGAGTAGAGCTCAATAGATATGGAAAAATTGTAGCTCCTTTAAAAGATTATTGGTTCATGGCATTAAAAAGATTAAAAATAAATAAACCTGGAGATGTTAAATGTATTAAAGGAATGACATCTAAAAAGAAGATTGTTGAGCCATTAGAAAAAGCTATATTAAGAGCTATGCATGAAGTTTATGTATTTAAAGATGGAACAGCAAGATTTGATACTACAGATGTTCCAATAACACACTTTAAACCTAAAGAAATTAATGTAAGTGTAGAAAAATTGAAAGAATTGGGGTATGATAGAGATATTTATGGAAATCCTTTAACAAGTGAAGACCAAATATTAGAGTTGAAACCTCAAGATATTATTATCCCAGAAGCATGTGCTGAATATTTTGTAAGAGTGGCCAATTTTATAGATGATCTATTAGAAAAGTTTTATAATAAAGAGAGGTTCTACAATATTAAGAAAAAAGAAGATTTAATAGGCCATTTAGTTATTGGATTAGCTCCACACACATCAGCAGGGATGGTTGGAAGGATTATTGGATATGTTAAAGCTAATGTTTGTTATGCTCATCCATATTTCCATGCTGCTAAAAGAAGAAATTGCTTTACAAAAGATACAAGGGTGTTAGTTAATATAGATGGGGATGTAAAGAGAGTTACATTTGAGGAATTGTATAATTTATTTGAAGATGAGAGTTATGAAAATTTTGCATATATAAGGAAAAAACCTAAAAAAGATATAAAAGTTTATTCATTTGATATAAAAAATAAAAAGGTAGTTTTAACTGAAATAGAGGAAGTTATAAAAGCAAAATCCCCAAATCACTTATTAAAATTTATACTAGAAACTGGAAGAGAGTTTGTAACTACACATGATCATCCAGTTTTAGTTTATAAAGATAATAAATTTGTTGAAAAAAAGGCTATAGAGGTAGAAGAAGGAGATCTTATATTAATACCTAAAATAGAATTTCAAGAAGATGATATTAAGGAAATTGATTTATTAGAAAAATTATTAAAAGAGGAGTTTAAAGATTTATGGGAAATGGTAGAGATTGAAGGATTAGAGAAGTGGTTGAATATAAATAAAAAGAAAATCTCTTTAAGTGAGCTTTTAAAGATATTGTCAGACTATAATTTATCAATCGCAGATGTTCCAAAAGATTGTTATCTAATAATTAAAGATGAGAAGATTAAGAGAGTTGTAGATATAGAATCATTACTAAAAATAATAGGCCATATAGTTAAAGGAGATAAATCAAATCTTATATTAAGAAGATTGTTTAAAATTGAAGAAGGTAGGATTCCATCATTTATATTTAAATTACCAAAAGAAAGAATAAAATTGTTTATATCTACACTATTTTCTAATGGAAGAATTAAATGTAAAAATAAGATGTTATTAGAAGATATTGATTTATTATTAAATAGATTAGGTATAATAAGCTCTTGGGAGGATGGAGAGCTTATATTAACAGATAAAGTAAAAAAGCTGAATTTTGGATGGGTTTTGGCTGTTAAGAAAATTGAACCAATAGTTTCTGAAAATGAATATATATATTCATTAAATGCTAAAGAACATCACAATATTATAATAAATTCAAATATAAATGTACATCAATGTGATGGGGATGAAGATTCACTATTCCTACTTTTAGATGCCTTCTTAAACTTTTCAAAACTATTCTTACCAGATAAAAGAGGAGGGCAGATGGATGCTCCATTAGTTTTAACAACTATATTAGACCCAAAAGAGGTTGATGGTGAAGTTCATAATATGGATGTAATGTGGAGGTATCCATTAGAGTTTTATGAAAGAACACTAAATATGCCTTCTCCAAAAGAGTTAAGAGACATTATGGAAGTTGTTGAAGATAGATTAGGTAAGCCTGAGCAATATGAGAATTTAGGATACACACATGAAACATCATCTATTGACTTAGGGCCAAAGTTGTGTGCATACAAAACATTAAACACTATGCTGGAGAAAACAGAGTCACAGTTAAAAGTTGCTGAGAAAATTAGAGCTACTGATGAAAGAGATGTAGCTGAAAAGGTTATTCAATCACACTTTATACCTGATTTAATTGGAAACTTAAGGGCATTTTCAAGACAGGGTGTTAGATGCAAGTGTGGGGCGAAATTTAGAAGAGTGCCCTTAAGAGGAAAATGTCCAAAGTGTGGATCAAACTTAATATTAACAGTATCAAAAGGAGCTGTTGAAAAATATATGGATGTAGCTGAAAAAATGGCTGAGAAGTATAATGTTAATAACTACATAAAGCAGAGGCTAAAACTTATTAGAGAAGGGATTAAATCAATATTTGAAAATGACAAGAATAAGCAGATAAAGTTAATAGATTTCTTTAACAATTATAAAAAATAACCAAAAGATTTAAATAAGGATTATAATATTATCATAATAAATCCCATAACACGCCCTCTATTTTTAAACACAAATTAATATTATTAAGGTGAAATTATGCCAGCTCCAAGATATAGGTCAAGATCTTATAGAAGAGTTTATAAAAGAACTCCAGGAGGTAGGTTAGTCATACACTACAAAAGAAAAAAACCTAATAAACCAAAATGTGCTTTATGTGGAGCAGAATTACATGGAGTTCCAAGAGGAAGACCTGTAGAGATTAGAAAATTGCCAAAATCACAGAGAAGACCTGAAAGACCTTATGGTGGGTATCTCTGCCCAAAATGTTTAAGAAGGTTAATGATTGAAAAAGCTAGAAAATTGTAAGGGGATATTTTGATAATAACTATTGGAGGGTTGCCAGGGACGGGGACAACTACCATTGCTAAAAAAATAGCTGAAAAATACCATCTTAAATATGTCTGTGCAGGGTTAATATTTAGAGAGATGGCAAAAGAAAAGGGTATGAGTTTAGAAGAATTCAGCAAATATGCAGAAAAACATAGAGAAGTTGATGAAGAAATTGATAGAAGACAGGTAGAATTAGCTAAGCAAGGAAATGTTATTTTAGAAGGGAGATTAGCTGCATGGATGTTGATAAGGAATAATATAAAACCTGATCTAACTATCTGGTTCAAAGCCCCTATAGAGGTTAGAGCTCAAAGAATTAGTGAAAGAGAAAATATAGACTATGAAACAGCTTTAAAAAATATGATTGAAAGAGAAAAGAGTGAGAAAAAAAGATATAAAGAGATATATAATATAGATTTGGATGACCTATCTATATATGATTTAATATTAGACACATCTAAATGGAATGTTGAAGGAGTTTTTAATATTGTTTCTGAAGCTATAAACAATTTGAGGTGATGTTAATGGCAGCTATAGAGGTAGGTAGAGTTTGCCTAAAAACAGCAGGTAGAGAAGCTGGTAAGATTTGTGTAATAGTAGATATCTTAGATAAGAACTTTGTTGTTGTAGATGGGATGGTTAAGAGAAGAAGATGTAATATAAAACATTTAGAACCTACAGAAAAGAAAGTAGATATCAAACCAGGAGCTACCACTGAAGAAGTCAAAATGGCATTAGAAGCTGCTGGATTGTTAAAAGAGTTATAAACTTTCTTTTTTTCTTTTTGGTGAGATATTGATAGTTAATGTAGATCTCCATATACACTCAAAATATTCTGGAGGAACTTCAAAAGATATGGATATTAAAAATATTTTAAAATATAGTAAATTAAAGGGTTTAGATATAGTAGGCACAGGAGACTGTTTACAAAAAGATTATTTAGAGGAGATTAAAGAATTTAAAGATAGAGAATTAATATTAACTACTGAAGTTGAAGATAAAGATAGAGTCCATCACCTTATTATACTTCCATCAATAGAAAAGGCTGAAGAATTAAGAGAAAATTTTAAAAAGTATAGTAAAAATTTAAATGAAGGTAGACCAAAAGTGTTTTTGTCTGGAGCAGAGATATTAGAGATGGTTAGAGATGTTGATGGGTTAATAGGCCCAGCCCATGCTTTTACTCCTTGGACATCTCTATATAAGAGCTTTGATTCTATATACCAATGTTATGAAAAAAAGCCAGATTTTGTAGAGCTTGGATTATCTGCTGATACTGACATGGCAGATAGTATAAAAGAGCTTAGGGAGTTTCCTTTTTTAACAAACTCTGATGCTCATAGTTACTATCCTCACAGATTGGGGAGGGAGTTTAACCAGTTTGAGATTGACAGTGTTGGAGGGTTAGAAGAAAATTTTGAGGAAATTGAGGAGGCTATAAAGAAAAATAAAATTGTGGCTAATTATGGATTAGATCCAAGATTAGGGAAGTATCATTTAACAGCATGTTCTAAATGCCATACTAGATTTAAATTAGAAGATGCTAAAAAATACAATTGGAGATGCCCTAAATGTAAAGGAATTATTAAAAAAGGTGTTTTAAGTAGAGTTGAGGAGTTAAGTGATGGTAGAGTTGAACATCCTCCTTTTAGGCCTCCATATTATAAAATTATTCCATTAGCTGAAATTATCAGTTTAACATATAATAAAAATGTTTTTAGTAAATTTGTTCAAAATCTTTGGGAGAGATTTATAAGATCATTTAAAAATGAGATAGAAGTTCTAATAAATAGAGATATTGATGAATTGTCAAAGATTGATGAGAAGGTTGCTAAAACAATAGAACTATTTAGGGAAAATAAAATATACATATATCCAGGTGGTGGAGGAGAATATGGAAAGATATCATTTGTTCCTCAAAAAGTCAATTATTATAAAGAAGAGATAACTTTGGATAGGTGGTTATCATAATTATTATTGATGGTTCATATTTAGAGGGTGGAGGGCAGATATTAAGGACATCTATAGCACTCTCATCTTTATTAAACAAACCAGTAAAAATAATAAACATTAGGAAAAAGAGAAAAAATAAAGGATTGGCAAAACAGCATTTGGCATGCATAAAGGCAATGAAAAAACTATGTAATGCTGAAGTTGAAGGGCTATATCTAGGTTCTGAAGAAGTTACATTTATCCCTTCAAAACTTTCTCCAAAGGATTTTACTATTAATATAGGTTCAGCAGGGAGTGTAACATTAGTAATACAAACTCTATTACCATTAGCTTTGGGAATAAATAAAAAATTTACAGTTAAGATTATTGGAGGTACTGATGTTAAATATGCTCCTACAGTTGATTATATGAAGTACATAACATTAAAGATTTTAGAAAATTATGGAATAAAATCTGAATTAAGATTAATTAGAAGAGGATTTTATCCTGAAGGAGGGGGAGAGGTTATATTTACGCTATTTCCTTCTAAAATAAAAATGTTTGATTTAGTTGAACACTCTGGTAGTAGAGAGGTTTTTGGAATAGCTTACGTGCAAAATTTAAAAGAAGAAATTGCAAGAAGAATGAGAAAAAGAGCAGTTGATTTATTAAATAAATATGGTTTTCAACCAAATATAAAAGTAGAAGTTTCTAAAGGAATATCTACAGGAGCAGGGATATTCTTGTCTAATGATACAATTGGTTCTTCATATTTAGGGGAAAAAGGACTTAGAGCAGAAATAGTTGCTGAAAGAGCTACTGAAAATTTATTAAAGGAGAGAAAATTGGCTTTAGACAGATATATGGGCGATCAAATAATACCATTTTTAGCTTTTGGTAAAGGAAAGGTAGGAGTTTCAGAAATAACAAACCATACAAAAACAAACATTTGGGTAGTTAAACACTTTTTAGATGTGGAATTTGATATAAAAGAGTATAAAGAAGGGTACATTATAGAAGCTTTATAAGCTTAATAGATCCCTTGATACATAGTATCCTCTATCATGCTTACATGATGGACATTTCTCTGGGGGTTCATAACCATGATGGACATATCCACATTCTAAACAAACCCATTCTACCTCTTTATCTCTTTTAAACATAGTCCCATTTTCTATAACAGACAAAATCTTCCTATATCTATCCTCATGATGCTTTTCAGCTATTGAAATAGCATTTAACATTTTTGAGATATCATCAAAGCCCTCTTCTTCAGCAACCTTAGCAAATTCAGGATACATCTTATTATGCTCGTAACTCTCCCCTTCTATTGCAATTTTTAAAACATCTCTTGTATTTCCAAGGGCTATTGGGATCTCAACATTTACAGAAAAGACATCACCATCTCTTAACTCCTGAATGGCTTTATATAGATTTTCTGCATGTTCTTTTTCATTTTCAGCAGTTTCTAAGAATACTTTTGAAACAAATACATAACCTTCTTTCTTAGCTATCTTTGCATAAAAAGTGTATCTATTCCTTGCTACACATTCCCCTATAAAAGCTTTAACTAAATTTTCTAATGTTTTCATGTTCCCACATTTTATTTATATTATTTAACAAATATATTAAGCTTTCTTTTCTAAGTAATAATTAATCAACTCTTCCCCTTCAATAAATATTAAATTATATTTTTCTGCATATCTTTTAGCTTCTGATTTTGACATGGCATAACCATCATCACCTAACATTTCACATATTGTAGCTATTGGTGTTAAGTTAGATAACTCAGCTAATGCAACACTCATTTCAGTATGGCCTTGTCTATTTTTAACAAGCCCTTCAGAAGCTCTTAGTAATATAACATGACCAGGACTTCTAAATTCTTTCCCAAAGTCATTATATCTCTTCTCATTAACCAATTCAACAAGTTTTTTAATAGTAAATGCTCTATCTCTATCAGTTATCCCAGTAAAGGTCTTTCTATGATTTATTGTTATAGAAAAAGAAGATTTCTCATCATATGGAATATCATTTGGATATAGCTCTCTTAATATCCTAAATTTCTCTGAAGCATAAGAGAAAATATCTACCAAATAAGGAAGATCTAAAGATGAGCAGATGTCATGATGGATAGCTGTACAAATTAAACCACCAGCATCTTTTCTCATTCTCCTTATCACTTCAGGGGTTATAAACTGTGAAGCTATAACCATATCAGTTTCTCCTTCTCTATCATCCGCATCATATATCAAAACTATCTCTCCATTTTTAAATGCTTTAATTGCTTTCTCTATCATATTACCACTTCTAAGACATCTCCATCTTTTAAATTATATTTCTCTCTTAACTTTATAGGAGCTATTATCTCTATAACATCTCTCCCATGATCAGTTTTTTTAGGAGATATTATAGCCCCACAAATTACCCCATCTCTCACTTTTATTTTTACAGGCAATAATCTAACTCCAAAATATTTTTTGCCATTCAATATAAAATCTTCTGTTTCTAAATAATTAAAATTTTCTATATTAAAATCCATATTTAACTTTAAATTTAATGTTCCTTCATAAGGTTCAAAGTTTAACAGTTTTCTTATATCTTTTTTATACTTTTTTATTGATAAATAATACCTCCCTTCCCCCTTACCACTTATAATCTTTCCTTTAATGATCATATTTTTTCCCTTTATACTCTCCTATTAACTTTCTAGCTAAAATTCCTGCCCATGAGGCTTCTAATATAACACTCAGCAGTATTGTTAAAAAAGTTCCAATTATTATCATTCCAGAAAAGTCTTTTGGTGAAATATGTGTTATAACATATTTTGGTAGTTTATCAGCATGTTTCAATATCATTACTCCCACAGTTGCAGCTAATGCAGCAGGCACTACTCCTCTTGGTCCTTCTAAAGCAAAATATAGGCATTTCTTAAATGATATATTTGAACCTAATAAACCAATAAACACTCCTAAAGGTCTTGCAATAAATATTGAAACTAAAGCCACTATTGTTCCAGGAATTAAGTATTTTATTAACATTTCCATATTAATACATGCTCCTAAAAATACAAATATGAATATTCTTGCCAATAAAGAGAGATCATTAGAGAAATTTACAATATATTCATAATTTTTATGTTTATCTCCCATAAGCTTATACAACTCATTTCCCAAATATAGAGCCATTACAGCTATAGCCATATATCCACTGTAACCATAATTAATATACTTTGGAATTAGATGTTCTCCTAAATACAGAAGAAGCATAGCCCCTCCTAAAACCAGAGGAGATACATATTCATGAAACTCACAGCGATAGATGATATATTTATATATTTTAGCAAATATCACTCCTGCTATTATAGCCCCAAGAGATAGGGAGAGAAAATAAAGGATTGGATTTTTTACATAAGCTAATCCCAACATTCCAAGAATTGTACTTGTTGCCACTATACCAAGTGGATCATTAAATATACTCTCTGCCTCAAGAGTTATAGCTATTTCAGGATCCACTTTAACTTTTGAAAATACAGGAATAAGAGTGGCTGGATCAGTAGCACAAGTTATAGCTCCAAATAAATATCCTACAGGAGAAGTTATAGGGAGATTTAAAATAAAATTAAAAAATATTCCTGAAATGATTAAAGTTACCATCAATGTTATTGTATCCAACCTAATAACAGTTTTTATAACTTTCTTTAACAGTGATATTCTCATAGTAAAAGCTCCACCTAAAAGAATAAAGACTAATCCAATGGGTCCCACATATTCAAAAATCTCAAGAGCTCCTCCTTGTGGGATAATTTGTAATATAGGCCCTAGTATTAGCCCCAACATTAGTAATAATGGAATGTCAGGAATGTTTAATTTTTCAGAAATCTTTGCCATTATTGAACCTAAAACTAAAGATAATCCTAAGAATCCTATAGCACTCATAAGCTCCATAATGACACCTTCTTTTTTTATTTAATACAAACATCATAAAAATTTTTTAATATTTTATCTCCATATTCAGTGTGTGCTACTTCAGGATGAAATTGAACTCCATATATTGGTTTTCTCTTATGTTTCATAGCCTCTACTTTACATATGTCAGAGTGTGCTAAAATAACAAAATCTTCAGGTAGTTTTTTTACTTCATCTTTATGAGAAGCCCAAGCATTAAACTTTTTTGGAATGTTTTTAAAAATATCATCTTCATCATCTACATATATCTCTGTTAATGCATACTCCTCTTTTTCAGCTCTTCCTACTTCTCCACCATATGCTAGAGCAATTAACTGATGTCCTAAACAAATACCTAATATAGGTTTATCTACTTTTAAAGCTACTTCAATACAATTCTTAGCTCTTTCTAAACTAGGTCCTCCTGAAAAAATAACTCCATAAGCATTCTCTATTTCATTAAACATCTCTTCTAAATTCTCATTAGGAATAATTTTTGAGGGAATATTTAAGTATTTTAAGCTTCTATATATTCTATGAACATACTGCCCTCCATTGTTTATTATAACTATCATCCCTTCACCCTTATATACTCTTAGTGAAATTTTTATTTAATTAAGTTTTTAGAGGTTATTAGTCATGCCATTAAAAAAAGTTTATGGTGTTGGTGTAGGGCCTGGAGATAGAGAGTTAATAACATTAAAGGCTTTAAGAGTTTTAAAAGAAGTTAATAAAGTTTTTGTTCCTATATCAAAGTTAGGTAGAAGGTCTTTAGCTTATGAAATAATAAAAGATTTCATTAAAGATAAGCATATTGAAGAGCTATTATTTCCAATGGTA from Methanocaldococcus villosus KIN24-T80 includes these protein-coding regions:
- a CDS encoding DNA-directed DNA polymerase II large subunit: MTMVECSERMKKYFDNIVKEVEKIYRIAEECRKLGLDPCDYVEIPLATDMAGRVEGLVGPKGVAERIRELVKEFGKEEAALKIAEEIIEGKFGKFDREKAAEQAVRTALAVLTEGIVAAPLEGIADVKIKKNHDGSEYLAIYYAGPIRSSGGTAQALSVLVGDFVRKALKLDRYKPTEDEIERYVEEVELYLSEVGSFQYTPTADEIRKAVRNIPIEITGEATDDVEVSGHRDLERVETNQLRGGALLVLVEGVLLKAPKLLKYIDKLNVEGWDWLKEFVNKEEEKEEEDEEEIEDEDINLKYWRDVNIEANKKYISEVIAGRPVFSHPSRIGGFRLRYGRARNTGFAAQGFHPALMYLVDEFIAIGTQLKTERPGKGTCAMPVDSIEGPIVRLKNGDVIRVETVEQALNVRDKVDKILFLGDVLVNYGDFLENNHPLIPSCWCEEWFEEILKSKGIKYDREFIKNPKPEDAVKFALETKTPLHPRFTYRWHDVSKEDIIKLRKWLLKGEEGYYKNEKVWIVEKSKEKEILENIGCPHLVRDNKIIIREYYPLLYSLGYDVENKRDLFNEDDVKNAKNSMHLINIMAPFEVRRNTYVYVGARMGRPEKAAPRKMKPPVNGLFPIGNAGGLVRLINKAVEENNTDSIEVSYGICKCGKISLYRVCPYCGRRVELNRYGKIVAPLKDYWFMALKRLKINKPGDVKCIKGMTSKKKIVEPLEKAILRAMHEVYVFKDGTARFDTTDVPITHFKPKEINVSVEKLKELGYDRDIYGNPLTSEDQILELKPQDIIIPEACAEYFVRVANFIDDLLEKFYNKERFYNIKKKEDLIGHLVIGLAPHTSAGMVGRIIGYVKANVCYAHPYFHAAKRRNCFTKDTRVLVNIDGDVKRVTFEELYNLFEDESYENFAYIRKKPKKDIKVYSFDIKNKKVVLTEIEEVIKAKSPNHLLKFILETGREFVTTHDHPVLVYKDNKFVEKKAIEVEEGDLILIPKIEFQEDDIKEIDLLEKLLKEEFKDLWEMVEIEGLEKWLNINKKKISLSELLKILSDYNLSIADVPKDCYLIIKDEKIKRVVDIESLLKIIGHIVKGDKSNLILRRLFKIEEGRIPSFIFKLPKERIKLFISTLFSNGRIKCKNKMLLEDIDLLLNRLGIISSWEDGELILTDKVKKLNFGWVLAVKKIEPIVSENEYIYSLNAKEHHNIIINSNINVHQCDGDEDSLFLLLDAFLNFSKLFLPDKRGGQMDAPLVLTTILDPKEVDGEVHNMDVMWRYPLEFYERTLNMPSPKELRDIMEVVEDRLGKPEQYENLGYTHETSSIDLGPKLCAYKTLNTMLEKTESQLKVAEKIRATDERDVAEKVIQSHFIPDLIGNLRAFSRQGVRCKCGAKFRRVPLRGKCPKCGSNLILTVSKGAVEKYMDVAEKMAEKYNVNNYIKQRLKLIREGIKSIFENDKNKQIKLIDFFNNYKK
- a CDS encoding 50S ribosomal protein L34e → MPAPRYRSRSYRRVYKRTPGGRLVIHYKRKKPNKPKCALCGAELHGVPRGRPVEIRKLPKSQRRPERPYGGYLCPKCLRRLMIEKARKL
- the cmk gene encoding (d)CMP kinase codes for the protein MIITIGGLPGTGTTTIAKKIAEKYHLKYVCAGLIFREMAKEKGMSLEEFSKYAEKHREVDEEIDRRQVELAKQGNVILEGRLAAWMLIRNNIKPDLTIWFKAPIEVRAQRISERENIDYETALKNMIEREKSEKKRYKEIYNIDLDDLSIYDLILDTSKWNVEGVFNIVSEAINNLR
- a CDS encoding 50S ribosomal protein L14e — its product is MAAIEVGRVCLKTAGREAGKICVIVDILDKNFVVVDGMVKRRRCNIKHLEPTEKKVDIKPGATTEEVKMALEAAGLLKEL
- a CDS encoding TIGR00375 family protein — its product is MIVNVDLHIHSKYSGGTSKDMDIKNILKYSKLKGLDIVGTGDCLQKDYLEEIKEFKDRELILTTEVEDKDRVHHLIILPSIEKAEELRENFKKYSKNLNEGRPKVFLSGAEILEMVRDVDGLIGPAHAFTPWTSLYKSFDSIYQCYEKKPDFVELGLSADTDMADSIKELREFPFLTNSDAHSYYPHRLGREFNQFEIDSVGGLEENFEEIEEAIKKNKIVANYGLDPRLGKYHLTACSKCHTRFKLEDAKKYNWRCPKCKGIIKKGVLSRVEELSDGRVEHPPFRPPYYKIIPLAEIISLTYNKNVFSKFVQNLWERFIRSFKNEIEVLINRDIDELSKIDEKVAKTIELFRENKIYIYPGGGGEYGKISFVPQKVNYYKEEITLDRWLS
- the rtcA gene encoding RNA 3'-terminal phosphate cyclase, whose amino-acid sequence is MIIIDGSYLEGGGQILRTSIALSSLLNKPVKIINIRKKRKNKGLAKQHLACIKAMKKLCNAEVEGLYLGSEEVTFIPSKLSPKDFTINIGSAGSVTLVIQTLLPLALGINKKFTVKIIGGTDVKYAPTVDYMKYITLKILENYGIKSELRLIRRGFYPEGGGEVIFTLFPSKIKMFDLVEHSGSREVFGIAYVQNLKEEIARRMRKRAVDLLNKYGFQPNIKVEVSKGISTGAGIFLSNDTIGSSYLGEKGLRAEIVAERATENLLKERKLALDRYMGDQIIPFLAFGKGKVGVSEITNHTKTNIWVVKHFLDVEFDIKEYKEGYIIEAL
- the rbr gene encoding rubrerythrin encodes the protein MKTLENLVKAFIGECVARNRYTFYAKIAKKEGYVFVSKVFLETAENEKEHAENLYKAIQELRDGDVFSVNVEIPIALGNTRDVLKIAIEGESYEHNKMYPEFAKVAEEEGFDDISKMLNAISIAEKHHEDRYRKILSVIENGTMFKRDKEVEWVCLECGYVHHGYEPPEKCPSCKHDRGYYVSRDLLSL
- the ribB gene encoding 3,4-dihydroxy-2-butanone-4-phosphate synthase, whose product is MIEKAIKAFKNGEIVLIYDADDREGETDMVIASQFITPEVIRRMRKDAGGLICTAIHHDICSSLDLPYLVDIFSYASEKFRILRELYPNDIPYDEKSSFSITINHRKTFTGITDRDRAFTIKKLVELVNEKRYNDFGKEFRSPGHVILLRASEGLVKNRQGHTEMSVALAELSNLTPIATICEMLGDDGYAMSKSEAKRYAEKYNLIFIEGEELINYYLEKKA
- the ribK gene encoding CTP-dependent riboflavin kinase, whose amino-acid sequence is MIIKGKIISGKGEGRYYLSIKKYKKDIRKLLNFEPYEGTLNLKLNMDFNIENFNYLETEDFILNGKKYFGVRLLPVKIKVRDGVICGAIISPKKTDHGRDVIEIIAPIKLREKYNLKDGDVLEVVI
- a CDS encoding cation:proton antiporter; translated protein: MELMSAIGFLGLSLVLGSIMAKISEKLNIPDIPLLLMLGLILGPILQIIPQGGALEIFEYVGPIGLVFILLGGAFTMRISLLKKVIKTVIRLDTITLMVTLIISGIFFNFILNLPITSPVGYLFGAITCATDPATLIPVFSKVKVDPEIAITLEAESIFNDPLGIVATSTILGMLGLAYVKNPILYFLSLSLGAIIAGVIFAKIYKYIIYRCEFHEYVSPLVLGGAMLLLYLGEHLIPKYINYGYSGYMAIAVMALYLGNELYKLMGDKHKNYEYIVNFSNDLSLLARIFIFVFLGACINMEMLIKYLIPGTIVALVSIFIARPLGVFIGLLGSNISFKKCLYFALEGPRGVVPAALAATVGVMILKHADKLPKYVITHISPKDFSGMIIIGTFLTILLSVILEASWAGILARKLIGEYKGKKYDH
- a CDS encoding GMP synthase subunit A, with translation MIVIINNGGQYVHRIYRSLKYLNIPSKIIPNENLEEMFNEIENAYGVIFSGGPSLERAKNCIEVALKVDKPILGICLGHQLIALAYGGEVGRAEKEEYALTEIYVDDEDDIFKNIPKKFNAWASHKDEVKKLPEDFVILAHSDICKVEAMKHKRKPIYGVQFHPEVAHTEYGDKILKNFYDVCIK